Proteins co-encoded in one Cupriavidus nantongensis genomic window:
- a CDS encoding CidA/LrgA family protein, producing MLQTFAILLVFQSVGEVISYALTLPVPGPVLGMILLFGWLVFDDRLLPVIQGTTTELLKHLSLLFVPAGVGIMVHANRIEGEWMPILVALVVSTWLAIATTAVVTRMLMRKRSGTPDAPPADAKGEQA from the coding sequence ATGCTCCAGACCTTTGCCATCCTGTTGGTTTTCCAGTCCGTCGGCGAGGTGATCAGCTACGCGCTGACCCTGCCCGTGCCCGGCCCCGTGCTCGGCATGATCCTGCTGTTCGGCTGGCTCGTCTTCGACGACCGGCTGCTGCCCGTGATCCAGGGCACCACCACCGAACTGCTCAAGCACCTGTCGCTGCTGTTCGTGCCCGCCGGCGTCGGCATCATGGTCCACGCCAACCGCATCGAGGGCGAGTGGATGCCGATCCTGGTCGCGCTGGTGGTGTCCACCTGGCTGGCCATCGCCACCACCGCGGTGGTCACGCGCATGCTGATGCGCAAGCGTTCCGGCACGCCCGACGCGCCGCCGGCCGACGCCAAGGGAGAACAGGCATGA